The following coding sequences are from one Limnobacter sp. SAORIC-580 window:
- a CDS encoding TetR/AcrR family transcriptional regulator — MRKGEQTRAAIVEAALEIASTQGLEGLTIGSIAEKMTMSKSGVFAHFGSREELQIAVLQEYETQFINAVLFPCLKEPRGLPRLRAIFMRWLDRIGKEIDSGCIYISGATEYDDRPGAVRDVLVKMHRDWQKEMHRATAQAIEENHLPANQAHADQLVFEMVGLILAAHQQGRLMGDSSSVKRASQGFERMIQHYQQTQSEILSQ; from the coding sequence ATGCGCAAAGGTGAACAAACCCGAGCCGCCATTGTTGAGGCGGCGCTTGAAATCGCGTCCACGCAAGGGCTCGAGGGTTTAACCATTGGCTCCATCGCAGAAAAAATGACCATGAGCAAAAGTGGTGTGTTTGCCCACTTTGGTTCGCGCGAAGAGCTTCAAATTGCCGTACTTCAAGAGTACGAAACCCAATTCATCAATGCCGTGTTGTTCCCCTGCCTGAAAGAGCCCCGTGGATTGCCGCGTTTGCGCGCAATTTTCATGCGCTGGCTTGACCGGATCGGCAAGGAAATCGACAGTGGTTGCATCTATATTTCAGGCGCGACAGAATACGATGACAGGCCAGGGGCAGTTCGCGATGTCCTGGTGAAAATGCATCGCGACTGGCAAAAAGAAATGCACCGTGCCACGGCACAGGCCATCGAAGAAAACCATTTACCCGCCAATCAGGCCCATGCGGATCAACTCGTTTTCGAGATGGTCGGCCTGATTCTGGCAGCCCACCAGCAAGGTCGCCTCATGGGCGATTCCTCGTCTGTGAAGCGGGCCAGCCAAGGCTTCGAGCGCATGATTCAGCATTACCAGCAAACCCAGTCAGAAATTCTGAGCCAGTAG
- a CDS encoding acyl-CoA dehydrogenase C-terminal domain-containing protein, with protein MSQYTPPIRDMQFVLHEMLNAEATFKSIPAFEEIDADTVNQIIEEGGKFCAEVLQPLNAVGDSEGCTLNKADHSLKTPTGFKEAYQQFVEAGWASLSCDPNYGGQGLPVTVNQAFYEMMNSANQAWTMYPGLTHGAYDCLHEHGSQEQKDLYLPKLTSGEWTGTMCLTEPHCGTDLGMLRSKAEPQADGSYKITGAKIFISSGEHDMAENIIHLVLARLPDAPVGTKGISLFLVPKFIPNADGSIGERNPIFCGAIEHKMGIHGNATCQMNLDGATGWLIGQPHRGLAAMFVMMNAARLGVGMQSLGLTEVAYQNAVVYAKDRIQSRSLTGPKATDKPADPIIVHPDVRKMLLTTRAYAEGGRALCMWTALELDKELNHPDEAVRKEASDMVALATPIVKAFITDNAWEATSHCMQVYGGHGYIAEWGMEQYVRDSRINMIYEGTNTIQSLDLLGRKVLGDGGAKLMKFGKMVRALCEEQANNPAMKEFIEPLADLGDKVSKLTMEIGGKAMQNPDEVGAAAVDYLRVVGHLFYGYFFAKAAKIALEKQASGDKFYTAKLHTARFYFEKMLPETAMLIRKARAGSSSLMEMEADLF; from the coding sequence ATGAGCCAATACACGCCCCCGATCCGCGACATGCAATTCGTACTGCACGAAATGTTGAACGCAGAAGCCACTTTCAAAAGCATTCCCGCCTTTGAAGAAATTGACGCAGACACGGTGAATCAGATCATCGAAGAAGGCGGCAAATTCTGCGCGGAAGTGTTGCAACCCCTGAACGCTGTGGGCGATTCGGAAGGTTGTACTTTGAACAAGGCCGACCATTCCCTGAAAACCCCAACCGGTTTCAAGGAAGCCTACCAGCAGTTTGTGGAAGCTGGCTGGGCCTCGCTAAGCTGCGACCCCAACTACGGTGGTCAAGGCCTGCCCGTGACCGTGAACCAGGCGTTCTACGAAATGATGAACAGCGCCAACCAGGCCTGGACCATGTACCCCGGCCTGACGCACGGCGCCTACGATTGCCTGCACGAGCACGGCAGCCAGGAACAGAAAGATCTGTACCTGCCCAAGCTGACCAGCGGCGAATGGACTGGCACCATGTGCCTGACCGAACCACACTGCGGCACCGACCTGGGCATGTTGCGCAGCAAGGCTGAGCCACAGGCCGATGGCAGCTACAAAATTACCGGCGCGAAAATCTTCATCAGCTCTGGCGAACATGACATGGCCGAGAACATCATTCACCTGGTGTTGGCACGACTGCCCGATGCGCCTGTGGGCACCAAAGGCATTTCCTTGTTCCTGGTACCCAAGTTCATTCCGAATGCCGACGGTTCCATTGGTGAGCGCAACCCGATTTTCTGCGGCGCCATTGAACACAAAATGGGTATTCACGGCAACGCCACTTGCCAAATGAACCTGGACGGTGCAACAGGTTGGCTGATTGGCCAACCCCATCGTGGCCTGGCCGCCATGTTCGTGATGATGAACGCAGCCCGTCTGGGCGTGGGCATGCAGTCATTGGGCCTGACTGAAGTGGCTTATCAAAACGCTGTTGTTTATGCGAAGGATCGCATTCAAAGCCGTTCGCTGACTGGCCCCAAGGCCACTGACAAACCTGCTGACCCCATCATCGTTCATCCCGATGTGCGGAAAATGTTGCTTACCACTCGCGCATACGCCGAAGGTGGCCGTGCACTGTGCATGTGGACCGCACTGGAACTGGACAAGGAATTGAACCACCCTGATGAAGCCGTTCGCAAGGAAGCATCCGACATGGTTGCCCTGGCCACGCCAATCGTAAAAGCCTTCATCACCGACAACGCTTGGGAAGCCACATCACACTGTATGCAAGTGTATGGCGGCCACGGTTACATCGCTGAGTGGGGCATGGAACAGTATGTTCGTGACAGCCGCATCAACATGATCTACGAAGGCACCAACACCATTCAGTCACTGGACCTGCTGGGTCGTAAAGTGCTGGGCGACGGTGGCGCCAAGCTGATGAAGTTCGGCAAAATGGTGCGCGCGTTGTGTGAAGAACAAGCCAACAACCCAGCCATGAAAGAGTTCATTGAACCCCTGGCTGATTTGGGCGACAAGGTCAGCAAACTGACCATGGAAATTGGTGGCAAGGCCATGCAAAACCCAGATGAAGTGGGTGCTGCAGCCGTGGATTACCTGCGTGTTGTGGGCCACCTGTTCTACGGCTACTTCTTTGCGAAAGCTGCAAAAATCGCGCTGGAAAAGCAAGCCAGTGGCGACAAGTTCTACACCGCCAAACTGCATACAGCCCGTTTCTACTTCGAGAAAATGCTGCCTGAAACCGCCATGCTGATTCGCAAGGCGCGTGCGGGTTCCAGCAGCCTGATGGAAATGGAAGCCGACCTGTTCTAA
- a CDS encoding 3-hydroxyacyl-CoA dehydrogenase/enoyl-CoA hydratase family protein, which produces MSNFIVRKVAVLGAGVMGAQIAAHCANAKVPVVLFDLPAKEGPKNGIVDKAILNLTKLKPAPFGAKDVAQYVQAANYEEHLELLQGCDLVIEAIAERMDWKHDLYKKVAPHINATAIFATNTSGLSISKLSEGFDAELKSRFCGVHFFNPPRYMHLCELIPLPTTRQDILDNLETFLTTTLGKGIITAKDTPNFVANRVGVAGMLATMAEAQKYGIPFDIVDQLTGSKLGRAKSATFRTADVVGLDTMGHVIATMQNTLPNDPFASSYATPAVLKTLVEKGALGQKTKGGFFKKEGKQIMVFDANTSSYVASEGKADEAVLKILKNRNVAERMAALRASEHPQAKFLWAIFRDAFHYIAFHLNDIADTAREVDFSLRWGYGWTEGPFETWQAAGWKQVAQWVKVDIDAGEALCNAPLPAWVFEGPVADNGGVYSTAGAFSPASNSFVPRKDLPVYQRQIFRAKVLGETTVTGHNGGTTIKENDAVRIWTAPGHDDVLILSIKTKMHAIGPDVITGTHEAIALAEKSYKGLVLWSPNEPFSAGADLQAMLPAFMQGGGKAIEPMVAEFQKGTAALKYAQVPTVAAVTGLALGGGCEFAIHCAARVANLESYMGLVEVGVGLIPGGGGLKEIAINAGLAAQKAGSADVLAFLKDGFMTAATAKVGTSAMECRDLGFIKESDTIVFNSHELLYVAISRARAMFDGGYRPPHKIKGVPAAGKSGYATIKAQLVNMRDGGFISAYDFHLGCVIAEVVCGGEIETGSLVDEEWFLNLERKHFVKLLDNPKTQERIMGMLQTGKPVRN; this is translated from the coding sequence GTGTCCAATTTCATCGTTCGCAAAGTCGCCGTGCTCGGCGCTGGCGTGATGGGCGCACAAATTGCTGCCCACTGTGCCAATGCCAAAGTGCCCGTGGTGCTGTTTGATCTGCCCGCCAAAGAAGGTCCCAAGAACGGCATCGTAGACAAAGCCATCTTGAACCTGACGAAACTGAAGCCTGCCCCGTTTGGCGCGAAGGACGTTGCGCAATACGTGCAAGCAGCCAACTACGAAGAGCACCTGGAATTGCTGCAGGGCTGCGATTTGGTGATCGAAGCCATTGCCGAGCGCATGGACTGGAAACACGACCTGTACAAAAAAGTGGCACCGCACATCAACGCCACTGCTATTTTTGCAACCAACACATCGGGTTTGAGCATCTCCAAGCTGAGCGAAGGTTTTGATGCAGAACTGAAGAGCCGCTTCTGTGGCGTTCACTTCTTCAACCCACCCCGTTACATGCACCTGTGCGAACTGATTCCGCTGCCGACCACACGCCAAGACATTCTGGACAATCTGGAAACCTTCCTGACCACCACCTTGGGCAAGGGAATTATTACTGCCAAAGACACGCCCAACTTCGTGGCCAACCGCGTGGGCGTGGCTGGCATGCTGGCCACCATGGCTGAAGCGCAAAAGTACGGCATTCCATTTGACATCGTCGACCAGCTGACTGGTTCCAAACTGGGCCGTGCAAAATCGGCCACCTTCCGCACTGCGGATGTGGTTGGTCTGGACACCATGGGCCACGTGATTGCAACCATGCAAAACACATTGCCCAACGATCCGTTTGCATCCAGTTATGCCACACCAGCAGTGTTGAAAACACTGGTTGAGAAAGGCGCACTGGGCCAGAAAACCAAAGGTGGCTTCTTCAAGAAAGAAGGCAAGCAGATCATGGTGTTTGATGCAAACACCAGCAGCTATGTGGCGTCTGAGGGCAAGGCCGACGAAGCCGTGCTGAAGATTTTGAAGAACCGCAATGTGGCCGAACGCATGGCTGCTTTGCGTGCTTCCGAGCATCCACAGGCCAAATTCCTGTGGGCGATTTTCCGTGATGCATTCCATTACATCGCATTCCACCTGAACGACATCGCAGACACAGCACGTGAAGTTGATTTCTCACTGCGCTGGGGTTATGGCTGGACAGAAGGTCCATTTGAAACCTGGCAAGCCGCAGGCTGGAAGCAGGTTGCCCAGTGGGTGAAGGTCGACATCGATGCAGGCGAAGCCTTGTGCAACGCACCTTTGCCAGCTTGGGTATTTGAAGGCCCTGTTGCAGACAACGGCGGCGTGTACAGTACCGCTGGCGCATTCAGCCCAGCAAGCAATTCATTCGTACCCCGCAAAGATTTGCCGGTGTACCAGCGCCAAATTTTCCGCGCCAAAGTATTGGGCGAAACAACCGTGACTGGCCACAACGGTGGCACCACCATCAAAGAAAACGATGCAGTTCGCATTTGGACCGCACCCGGCCATGATGATGTGTTGATCTTGTCGATTAAAACCAAAATGCACGCCATTGGTCCCGATGTGATCACCGGCACGCATGAAGCCATCGCCTTGGCTGAAAAAAGCTACAAAGGCCTGGTGCTGTGGAGCCCGAATGAGCCCTTCTCCGCAGGTGCCGACCTGCAAGCCATGTTGCCTGCATTCATGCAGGGCGGCGGCAAGGCCATTGAACCCATGGTGGCTGAATTCCAGAAAGGCACTGCTGCGCTGAAATATGCACAAGTTCCAACTGTCGCAGCCGTGACTGGTTTGGCATTGGGCGGTGGTTGCGAATTTGCTATTCACTGTGCTGCACGTGTGGCCAACCTTGAAAGCTACATGGGCCTGGTGGAAGTGGGCGTTGGCCTGATTCCCGGTGGCGGTGGCTTGAAAGAAATCGCCATCAACGCTGGTTTGGCTGCTCAAAAAGCAGGTTCTGCCGATGTATTGGCCTTCCTGAAAGACGGCTTCATGACCGCAGCAACCGCCAAGGTGGGCACTTCGGCCATGGAATGTCGCGACCTCGGCTTCATCAAGGAATCCGACACCATCGTCTTCAACAGCCATGAACTGCTGTATGTCGCCATTTCACGCGCACGCGCCATGTTCGACGGCGGCTATCGCCCACCCCATAAAATCAAGGGTGTACCCGCCGCAGGCAAATCAGGCTACGCCACCATCAAGGCGCAACTGGTCAACATGCGCGACGGCGGTTTCATCTCTGCTTACGACTTCCATTTGGGCTGCGTAATCGCCGAAGTGGTGTGCGGTGGCGAAATTGAAACTGGCTCCTTGGTGGATGAAGAGTGGTTCCTGAACCTGGAACGCAAGCACTTCGTGAAGTTGCTCGACAACCCCAAGACACAAGAACGAATCATGGGCATGCTGCAAACCGGCAAGCCAGTGCGTAACTAA
- a CDS encoding acetyl-CoA C-acyltransferase, protein MAQACKDVYIVAATRTPIGKAPRGVFKDTRPDDLLVHAIASAMAQVPTLDPASINDAIVGCAFPEGEQGMNMARIAVLLAGLPNTVGGVTINRFCASGITAVSMAANAIAMGEAEVMIAAGAESMSMVPMSGNKPSFNNAIFQKDENLGIAYGMGMTAEKVAQQWGISRDAQDEFALNSHKKAIAAQQAGEFNDEITPFTVVKATPDLSTGEIKTSTKEVKLDEGPRADSSIEGLTKLKPVFAAKGSVTAGNSSQMSDGAGALILASEEAVKRYNLTPLAKWRGFAVRGVPPEIMGIGPKEAIPAVLKTAGLKASDIDWFELNEAFAAQSLAVMKDLELDPAKVNPMGGAIALGHPLGATGAIRAATVVHALRRHNLKYGMVTMCIGTGMGAAGIFERV, encoded by the coding sequence ATGGCTCAAGCTTGTAAAGATGTTTACATTGTCGCAGCAACGCGCACCCCAATCGGCAAGGCCCCCCGTGGCGTGTTTAAAGACACCCGCCCCGATGACCTGCTGGTGCATGCCATTGCCAGCGCCATGGCCCAGGTGCCAACTCTCGACCCAGCCTCAATCAACGATGCGATCGTGGGTTGTGCATTCCCCGAAGGCGAGCAGGGCATGAACATGGCCCGTATCGCTGTGTTGCTGGCAGGTCTGCCCAACACTGTGGGTGGCGTCACGATCAACCGCTTCTGTGCGTCTGGTATTACGGCTGTGTCAATGGCTGCCAACGCCATTGCCATGGGCGAAGCCGAAGTCATGATTGCAGCCGGCGCCGAAAGCATGAGCATGGTGCCCATGAGCGGCAACAAGCCCAGCTTCAACAACGCAATTTTCCAGAAAGATGAAAACCTGGGTATTGCGTATGGCATGGGCATGACCGCCGAAAAGGTAGCCCAGCAGTGGGGCATCAGCCGTGATGCACAAGACGAATTCGCCTTGAACAGCCACAAAAAGGCAATCGCCGCTCAACAGGCCGGCGAGTTCAACGATGAAATTACACCGTTCACCGTTGTAAAAGCCACGCCTGATTTGTCCACAGGCGAAATCAAAACCAGCACCAAAGAAGTGAAGCTGGATGAAGGCCCCCGTGCCGACTCTTCGATTGAGGGGCTGACCAAACTCAAGCCTGTATTCGCTGCCAAGGGCTCAGTGACCGCCGGTAACAGCTCGCAAATGAGTGATGGTGCTGGTGCCTTGATTCTTGCTTCTGAAGAAGCCGTGAAGCGCTACAACCTCACTCCCCTGGCCAAGTGGCGCGGTTTTGCCGTGCGTGGTGTGCCTCCCGAAATCATGGGTATTGGCCCCAAGGAAGCAATTCCTGCGGTGTTGAAAACTGCTGGCCTGAAAGCCAGCGACATCGACTGGTTTGAATTGAACGAAGCCTTTGCCGCGCAATCCTTGGCTGTGATGAAAGACCTGGAACTGGACCCAGCCAAGGTGAACCCCATGGGCGGCGCAATCGCCTTGGGCCACCCACTGGGTGCAACCGGTGCAATTCGCGCAGCCACTGTAGTGCATGCACTGCGCAGGCACAACCTGAAATACGGTATGGTGACCATGTGTATCGGTACCGGCATGGGTGCAGCAGGCATCTTCGAACGCGTGTAA
- a CDS encoding enoyl-CoA hydratase, with translation MDIQTEISNGLMTITINRPERKNSFTNAMYTALADAFRDATHSSGVKVVLLKGHEGCFSAGNDLGDFLNNPPTDLDAPVFRFLRMISVFPKPVVAQVQGLAIGIGTTVLLHCDLVYAASTAKFSMPFVKLGLCPEAASSLLLPISAGYQKAAELLLLGDIFTALKAYDTGIVSDVLEPAALDAHVQAQVKKLLDLPLTSLLTTKRLMKSANKTAVAEKMAEEGHLFMSMIPQAPAQEAFKAFGEKRAPNFKQFEN, from the coding sequence GTGGACATTCAAACAGAAATCAGCAATGGCTTGATGACCATCACCATCAATCGGCCAGAACGCAAAAACTCATTTACCAACGCCATGTACACCGCGCTGGCGGATGCATTTCGCGATGCCACGCACAGCAGTGGCGTGAAAGTGGTGTTGCTCAAAGGCCATGAAGGCTGTTTTTCTGCGGGCAACGATCTGGGCGATTTTCTGAACAACCCCCCCACCGATCTGGACGCACCGGTGTTTCGTTTTCTTCGCATGATCTCTGTCTTCCCCAAGCCTGTGGTAGCACAGGTGCAAGGTTTGGCCATTGGTATCGGCACTACCGTATTGCTGCACTGTGATTTGGTGTATGCAGCAAGCACCGCAAAATTTTCCATGCCTTTCGTGAAGCTGGGCTTGTGCCCGGAAGCGGCGTCCAGCCTGTTGCTGCCTATCTCTGCGGGTTATCAGAAAGCGGCTGAACTGTTGTTGCTGGGCGATATTTTCACCGCCTTGAAAGCCTACGACACCGGCATTGTTTCCGATGTGCTTGAACCAGCGGCACTGGACGCACATGTGCAAGCGCAAGTGAAAAAACTGCTCGACCTGCCACTTACAAGCCTGTTGACCACCAAGCGTTTGATGAAGTCGGCCAACAAAACTGCTGTGGCCGAAAAAATGGCCGAAGAAGGGCACTTGTTCATGAGCATGATTCCGCAAGCCCCGGCACAAGAGGCATTCAAAGCATTTGGCGAAAAGCGTGCCCCCAATTTCAAGCAGTTCGAAAACTAA
- a CDS encoding acyl-CoA thioesterase yields MTVALSEILSNRRLSGDTVTFTATEDWMQGRTMFGGFLSALAVVAMRDTLGIDMPLRALQTNFVGPVPAGDVVYRTRLLRQGKSVSQVQCEIYSDETLAGLVVGVFGAPRETALPVLSPQHKPLPKPVDDIAPLPFIPKITPNFLQHVEMRWALGSIPYMGNPFWESGIYIRATDKNLSPEVLIVMLSDGPPTPCLSHFKGPVMASSVSWSLELPPIPANIDSEGWFQIDMETKAGADGYVNQSAKLWTPNGQLASLGYQVVAVYG; encoded by the coding sequence ATGACCGTTGCACTTTCAGAAATTTTGTCCAATCGCCGTTTGAGTGGCGATACAGTCACGTTCACCGCCACCGAGGACTGGATGCAGGGTCGCACCATGTTCGGTGGCTTCCTCTCAGCACTTGCCGTGGTTGCCATGCGCGATACGCTGGGTATCGACATGCCCTTGCGTGCGCTGCAAACCAATTTTGTGGGCCCTGTGCCCGCTGGTGATGTGGTGTACCGCACGCGTTTGCTCCGGCAGGGCAAAAGTGTCAGTCAGGTGCAATGTGAAATTTACAGCGACGAAACCTTGGCGGGTTTGGTGGTGGGTGTGTTTGGCGCCCCGCGTGAAACCGCATTGCCAGTCCTTAGCCCGCAGCACAAACCGCTGCCCAAGCCAGTGGACGACATTGCGCCATTGCCTTTCATTCCGAAAATTACCCCCAACTTTTTGCAGCACGTTGAAATGCGCTGGGCGCTGGGCAGCATTCCCTACATGGGCAACCCGTTTTGGGAAAGTGGCATTTACATTCGTGCCACTGATAAAAACCTGAGCCCTGAAGTACTGATTGTCATGCTCAGCGATGGCCCGCCCACACCTTGCCTTAGTCACTTTAAAGGGCCTGTCATGGCCAGTTCGGTAAGCTGGTCGCTTGAATTGCCACCCATTCCTGCCAATATCGACAGTGAAGGCTGGTTTCAAATCGACATGGAAACCAAAGCCGGTGCGGACGGCTATGTGAATCAAAGCGCCAAACTGTGGACCCCGAATGGTCAACTGGCATCGCTGGGCTATCAGGTGGTAGCGGTTTACGGCTAA
- a CDS encoding DUF2845 domain-containing protein — protein sequence MKHALHTVGMFVLFFLVSPVKAEALRCSQGSAYEGDSRVSVLYKCGQPALKDTFCDPVYFPGTLQPVPSPFAQSLVPCLPVEVWVYDRGQGNLIATVRFRGGVVQSISYGRQPE from the coding sequence ATGAAACATGCACTGCACACAGTCGGAATGTTTGTTCTGTTTTTCCTGGTTTCGCCAGTCAAAGCAGAGGCCTTGCGGTGTTCGCAGGGCAGTGCCTATGAGGGCGACAGCAGGGTCTCTGTGCTCTACAAATGCGGGCAACCCGCTTTGAAAGATACTTTTTGTGATCCAGTGTATTTTCCCGGTACCCTGCAACCGGTTCCCTCTCCGTTTGCGCAATCGCTGGTGCCTTGCCTGCCCGTAGAAGTGTGGGTGTACGACAGGGGGCAGGGTAATTTGATTGCCACTGTACGCTTTCGGGGGGGCGTGGTTCAGTCCATTTCATATGGGCGACAACCCGAATAA
- a CDS encoding PQQ-dependent sugar dehydrogenase, which produces MNHANKWFSVFLVWLLVWLLGSLLGTLVQSQVNLQALQNLGVVIPWSTRLHTTLHDLGNFSPVYAVIFGCSFAVSQAVALLFTRFTGTAWRTFWCVFGAALGLWVTFKVVDMIAPMPILISSTRTVGGMFSMLAAAAVSGALFAKLSTRKMSASPAILALLIASVALPPGQAQAQSAKPYTIETFADGLDSPWSIAFLPDGRALITEKPGQLRLVAADGKLVNAPIAGVPKVFYGGQAGLFDVLPSHDFAQSQQIFLSYACGTRSANHLCVASAKLGENSLANVKEIFRSQMAKSGSAHYGGRMAWLPDNTLIVTLGDGYSYREEAQNLSNHLGKIVRLNADGSVPKDNPFVGKQGAKPEIYSYGHRNVQGLAYDAANKRLIAHEHGPRGGDEVNVITPGTNYGWPKATYGIDYTGAQISPYKEYEGTQQPAIYWVPSIAPSGITVYNGDMFPQWKGNLLVGALKAQQVSRVVLKGNKASEEEVLFKEVGARFRDVRTGPDGAIYLLTDSSDGKVLRVSAR; this is translated from the coding sequence ATGAATCACGCAAACAAATGGTTTTCGGTTTTTCTGGTTTGGCTTTTGGTCTGGTTGCTGGGTTCCTTACTGGGCACCCTGGTGCAGTCACAGGTCAATTTGCAGGCATTGCAAAACCTGGGGGTTGTCATTCCATGGAGTACACGGCTTCACACCACCCTGCACGATCTCGGGAACTTCTCGCCGGTTTATGCAGTCATCTTTGGGTGCAGTTTTGCGGTATCTCAGGCCGTCGCATTGCTGTTCACGCGTTTCACCGGCACTGCATGGCGTACCTTTTGGTGTGTTTTCGGTGCTGCACTGGGTCTGTGGGTAACTTTCAAAGTGGTCGACATGATTGCACCAATGCCAATACTTATTTCATCCACCCGCACCGTCGGGGGCATGTTTTCCATGCTTGCAGCCGCGGCGGTCTCGGGCGCCTTGTTCGCCAAACTGTCGACCCGCAAAATGTCGGCCAGTCCAGCAATTCTTGCATTACTGATTGCCAGTGTTGCGCTGCCACCCGGCCAGGCCCAGGCCCAATCTGCCAAACCCTACACAATCGAGACTTTTGCCGATGGTTTGGACAGTCCCTGGTCCATTGCATTTTTACCTGATGGCCGCGCATTGATCACCGAGAAACCTGGCCAGCTGCGCCTGGTGGCGGCCGATGGCAAATTGGTGAATGCCCCAATCGCTGGTGTTCCGAAGGTATTTTATGGCGGCCAGGCGGGTTTGTTTGATGTCTTGCCCTCCCACGATTTTGCGCAAAGTCAGCAAATTTTTCTCAGCTATGCCTGCGGCACGCGCAGTGCAAACCATCTGTGTGTGGCCAGCGCCAAGCTTGGCGAGAACAGCCTTGCGAATGTCAAAGAAATTTTCCGTTCGCAAATGGCAAAATCAGGCAGTGCCCATTATGGCGGGCGCATGGCGTGGCTGCCCGACAACACGCTGATCGTGACACTGGGCGATGGTTACAGTTACCGTGAAGAAGCGCAGAATTTGTCGAATCACCTTGGAAAAATTGTTCGGCTCAATGCCGATGGTTCTGTGCCCAAAGACAATCCCTTTGTGGGCAAACAGGGCGCCAAACCTGAAATTTATAGTTACGGTCATCGCAACGTTCAGGGCCTGGCCTACGATGCCGCCAACAAACGCTTGATCGCTCATGAGCATGGTCCGCGTGGTGGCGACGAAGTGAACGTTATTACCCCCGGGACCAATTACGGCTGGCCCAAAGCCACCTACGGCATCGACTACACCGGTGCACAAATTTCACCCTACAAAGAATACGAGGGTACCCAACAACCCGCAATTTACTGGGTGCCGTCCATCGCCCCCTCGGGCATCACTGTTTACAACGGCGACATGTTTCCCCAGTGGAAAGGCAACTTGCTGGTGGGTGCACTGAAGGCCCAGCAGGTCAGTCGAGTCGTGTTGAAAGGCAACAAAGCGTCTGAAGAAGAAGTGTTGTTCAAAGAAGTGGGTGCGCGTTTCAGGGATGTTCGCACAGGCCCCGATGGTGCAATTTACCTGTTGACCGACAGCTCGGATGGCAAGGTACTTCGCGTGAGTGCCCGTTAG
- a CDS encoding putative signal transducing protein, with protein sequence MEIVYKAGNIIEAHIVAGMLNACEIPTYVGGHFLQGAVGDLSPTGFANVFVASEHFDQAAALVAEYEKNDLCSGDLVTSPRFVHSF encoded by the coding sequence ATGGAAATTGTTTATAAAGCGGGCAACATTATCGAGGCGCATATCGTTGCCGGTATGCTGAACGCCTGCGAAATACCCACTTACGTCGGCGGCCATTTTCTTCAGGGCGCTGTCGGCGACCTCTCCCCCACCGGTTTTGCCAATGTATTTGTTGCCTCTGAGCACTTTGATCAGGCCGCTGCCTTGGTTGCCGAGTACGAAAAAAACGACCTTTGTTCTGGCGATTTGGTCACGTCTCCACGTTTCGTCCATTCGTTTTAG
- a CDS encoding GlsB/YeaQ/YmgE family stress response membrane protein, with the protein MSLLVFLLVGIIAGWLAGKLVRGGGFGLIGDLVVGVIGAFVGGFLFNSLGVSSGGGLLGSIVVATVGAVVLLMLIRLIKRA; encoded by the coding sequence ATGAGTCTGTTGGTCTTTTTGCTGGTTGGGATTATTGCTGGCTGGTTGGCTGGAAAGTTGGTTCGGGGCGGTGGTTTCGGTTTGATCGGCGACCTGGTGGTTGGCGTAATTGGTGCCTTTGTGGGTGGTTTCCTGTTCAATTCACTGGGGGTTTCCAGCGGCGGTGGTTTGTTGGGAAGCATTGTGGTGGCAACCGTCGGCGCAGTGGTGTTGTTGATGTTGATTCGTTTGATCAAGCGGGCTTGA